The Panicum virgatum strain AP13 chromosome 3N, P.virgatum_v5, whole genome shotgun sequence genome includes the window gcTTTTCCGCTGCAAGAACGGCAAGGCGTACCTGTTCGGCAAGGTGGTGAACGTGAACGTCGGGGACAAGGACGACCGGGTGATGACGACGGGGATGCACACCGTGTGCGACATCTTCTGCGTCGCCTGCGGATCCATCCTGGGCTGGAAGTACCTGGCCGCCGCCGAAAAGGCCCAGCGCTACAAGGAAGGCAAGTTCATCCTCGACAGGGGCAGGGTGGTGGCGGCAAgtcccgctgctgctgctgctgccgccgccgcccatgggaATGGGATGTGGCAggaccaccagcagcagcagcagacgagcggtgacgacgacggcgacgaccaGGACAGCGATGAAGAATCTTCTGACCACCAGGATTGATCTTTGATTCCTgagcatccatccatccatccatgctTGTAAATACTTCTGCTGCTTAGTTCAGGCTGCCGTGCTAGTGTTTCTTCTGCTAGCTGTttaatctttcttcttcttcttctttgaaaTTGAGTGCATTTCtagcctcctgctgctgctgggggtGGTAGTGCCAGTGACTAGTCGTACTGTTATTAATATGATCCATCCATTTATCAGCAAGCTAAGCCCGTGTTGATAgagcgcaaattttttttttccacggaatcttgctaatttgaagaactaaatgaagtctatttacaaaactttttgcacagatgggttgtaaatcgcgagacgaatctaatgatgctaattaatccatgattaatccataattagcggatggttactttagcatcattgttgcaaatcatggattaagtaggctcattagattcgtctcgcgatttacagtccatccatacaaaattttttgtaaataaactttatttaatactctatgtatgtgttacaacatttgatgtgacgttttttttgtgtttacgggtaAAGATCTCAACAGGAACTAAGCTCTTCCATCCATACTGCTGGAGTTGTTGACATGGCAAATTgggcaatgcaatgcaagctcTGTTTCTGTTTCTGTTGCTTCAGCTTCACTCTGCTCTGCTAGGCTACCACTGCATGTCTTGATCCTCTTCGTCAGAGCAACATACACGCATCCACTCTCACTTGTCAGAGCAACAAAGTCTGCATGTCTTGATCCTCTTCGTCAGAGCAACATACACGCATCCACTCTCACTTGTCAGAGCAACAAAGTAGTAGGATTTGAGTGCCTAGAGTTGGGCGTCAAGGGCCTGCTTGGATGGTTGCCAAATCTTTGGCAGGCCAAAATTGACCATGTTTGAATTTAGGTAAAAAATTAGTTAAACAATAAAATTTTAATGTCCAAGGGTTTTTTACGCCCTAAATAACTCATCCGAATGAGAAATTTGTTCTTTACATGATTTTTAGTTTAGATTCAAACATGGTCAAATTTGCCAAAATTTTGGCCTGCCAAAAGTTTGGCAACCAACCAAGTAGACCCCAAGTCAGTTGACCATGATGCATCCATATCATCGTGCTTCTCGATGCTTCCTCAGCAGAGCTTGGGACACATGTCGCGCCGTTATTGGGCCTGCGTGCAGCGCCCAAGTTGGGCCCACAAGCGTGGGAGGCGGACACGTGTGCATACATGTCACACCcgattttaaggacaaaaccgaatgcatagctatatgtatgccaggatcaagtttcatacatatagagacatcataagtgaataatcagtaacagtatcacgtaaaagcaataattaaaagattatcagagttatacagcttatcctggaaacggagactccaaacttcacaggcaatcgactgggggttgcgtccgcctagaactcagcaacatcttcagaaaTCTTTATAcatcttctccttctgagcagcagtaagcaagggtgagtatacttatggttggtactcagcaaggccacaagaaataactagaaagtgatttaaatccatctttaagtttattaatcatgtgagggtccaagccgctcttgaccgtgagcacggctaaccggttagttttaactctgcagaggttgtacactttcaccacaattcgcgtaaaagttccgaagaactttgaacccaaccacgcatatgtgctgatcaggcacaataccacacttccgaggtgtgattgcatagggacgctacgaggcctttacaaagaatccctatatgtatgtgttggtccctgccgtgcggtccctcagaagacgcagcttccttcacccgctccacaacacaaactcataaccaccaagcggaacaaccccaacacaacatatagttcatctaattacttagccaagaccagagccatatagtattgtggttgtacggttttcttgggtggttctccatgttccaattaaataatatcatcttgtaaataaagcatagataaaAGTATGGTTAgagtcacttgcctttctccaacgaaaagctactcttactgctctttagcttttgctcacttgaaaCTCtcgatcttcaatcttcaaacagcgatccttctactcggagaaatcaacgagcaaccatacaaagcaaacaaaaagatacaaCAAAGAACATTACACCAAACAAGATAAAAGATTTAAAAGAACACACTAAAAGATAGggctcgctgctacggttacgagagcgcaagaaatgtggaaaacggagctaaaacgacgattctatagactaaacaGGGCTTCAGGGATCTAGACGCAATTAACTaaagggttaaggactaacagaaaagattcgTAAGGCACAAcaagtgtgctcacagaggagaaaaaggttataaagctattgcacacgtcacaagaatcacgtgagcgcaagaatcgctgaaaacagagttaaaacgaagaagttatagCCAAAACAGGGTtataggggcttatttgtaaagaaacagagcttccaggggctagatctgaagaaacaaaggacctaaacataattaaacctaaacttTAGGGGCTATACTGCAAAAACCTAGctttggacggcgggttcaattttcTGGAAGATCAGGGGGCTCGGTGAAAGAATTTGGACCAAACTTAAATTACTTTTCAACGCAcgcggaccgcgggttgaataaaGGAAACAGGGAGGACTATTTTGCAAAATGCCACGGTTGACCGGTTAGATCTAATCGTGGTCGTGGATCGCAGATCGGACGGCCGGGAAGATTTGGGACGGAGCTGACTGCGGCGcaagccggcggcgaggcgtgtgcggcggcgcatcgccggacaCGGCCGGATCGGCCGTCCTAGGCTCGGCTTTGAGCGCGGGTAGGTCAGGGAGCAAGCGCGCGGCTCGAGCAATCGATCtagggcagcggcgcgggctaGAGTGGGCGGCGCAGAGCTCACGGCGGTAAGGGGCGGCGCAGCTGCGAGGCGGTGCTCTGGGGTGCTAAACCCGGTGAAGGAGATCGAGAGGGAGGGGGAAAAACGGACGGCGAGCTTCCTTACCACAAGGCGAAACTCCTGAGAAGCTCGAATTCCACGCGGAaacggtggagcggcggcgagctaggGCTAGGGTAGGGCTAGGGCTAGGGCTAGGGTTTCGCGAAACGAaaacgacggcggcggctgggtaGGGTTCCAAGGTGTGGGCGGCGCCTTTTAAATAGGGGCGAGGTGGGGCcacctcggcgtgcgcgccaaggcgcggacggcgcggcggggcgctgCCGGACTCTGCAAGAGTCCGAGCTCGTCTCGAGCTCCGGGACGtccccgacaggcgggccccgcctgtcggtgGGCTGCGGGAGAGGAGGCCGAAGCGGGCCGGGCTGccggaaggaaaaaaaagaaaacgggCCGGCATGGAGATTTCTGGGCCGCgggaagggaggaggaaaaggagggctgggccggtttgggctgaaaacgagttttcctatttttcctttCTGCAAACGGTTCAAACAAATtcaagttgaattcaaattcgaagaattcaaattcaaattgaaccacaacattaaaacaatgcaagggtagcatgagtgcacaacaaacaaaacaccttcatttaattttataaaaacaaccaattatcatttatttttactaaattccctgtgaagaaaagtaaatgttgagaaaaattttatactatgagaaaattgttgttttatttttaattttaatcacatcctgaaattcaaaaatttgaggGTGTGACAATACAGTATGATCTAGCACCATCCGAGGTAGCCGCCGCTATGctagccggcggcgagcgcatGCAGCACGGCTCCATTGCCATGCGCCACGCGTCCGCCACGTCGGCGCTCTCGAACACGTGTCCCGTCGCTCCTCCGGTGTGCTGCGGCTGCGCAATATATATAGCCCATCAACATCAAGCAAATTCAATTCAGTCGACCGCTTAGCTTGGCTTTGCTTCATCGTTGCATTGGATCGTTCAGATCATCAGCCGCAGCAGGAGGATCGGAGGACATGGCGGCTTCGGTTGCGCGGCAtcagcttcagcagcagcagcagccgacgGGGGCGACGAGCATGATGGCGCGGGTGGAGCGACTGGACCTGGTGCTGGGCTACCTGGAGGAgatgatgcagcagcagcaccgccgcagcagcagcagtaccggcggCGGCCTCATGACGATGACGAGTGATGACTCGTCGGCCGCCAGCACGCCGAGGGGGAGCAAGAGCTGGTGCCGCCGCCCGGCCAaggaggcgctggaggaggcgcAGGCCAAGGGCACCCTCGTCGACCGCATCGCCTTCCTAGAGGACCGCGTGCTCAAGGTAAGGTGTACTAACACGCAACCTTCAGTTCATTCCATCACTACCAATTAATCACTACTCCGATCCAGTAATTGACCTGCTGCATATGCCTGTGGCAGATGGAGGAGGACATGGACATCATCACGCCAGAGAAGACGATGACGATGAGCGGCTATGGCCACGACGCTATCTGCAGGGATcatcgcagcagcagcagcaagaagaaGGGGCTCAAGAGCTTTGTCAAGTCCTGCGTCAGAGGCAAACTCAAGACCAAGGACTAGCAACTGCAAGCTACCACTACCACCTAGTATATACTATCAgcataacatatatatagtaCTAGCTAGTATGTTGTGTGTATGTGGAGCATATGTGTATGTAGCTGCCACCGGAACACTACTCCATATAtattttccttcaaaaaaaaaactactccaTATATATTGCCCCATGCGTATCATGTTATTATGTACTCCTACTACAAAATGCTACGTCGTCTTGCCTTGGGAAACAGTGCAGACTCGGCCGGCTCAATTTTTTATCTGCTCACATAGGTATTACTCCCTCCAACTTGCAAAATCTTGTAAAGATCGTTGGTTTAGCCTTTAAATTTTCGCACATAAAAGTTGTGTTTGTTTAGATTGTAGTGAAGTttatctaattaaagcaatatcaaATACTAAGAAATAGAAAATAATTATATTGAGAAGGACATGATGCTAATTAAGAGATAAAGTATTTAAGCAGATATTATTTTTCTGGTTCAAATGTATTTGTATTTATTTTGAtcgagaaaattaaataaatagtaTACGGTTTCCGATCACAATTTTTATAGTTAATTAAAATAACATGATCATTTTTCATTACTAGCTAGTTTTCCCCTACTAGTGATAAAGTGTGATAAATTTCTAAACGAGCAGTGTGGGATGAAGTAGTACTGTTTTACACTTGGTATAGCAACAATTCTACACCCGAGTGTTAAATTACTGAACAATCTGATCTGAATGTAGTATTGAATGGGGCTATCCGATTACCGAATCAACCAATTATTTTCTGTAAAATGGTGTAAgtaaatttttacagtaattaTGCATGCACCAGTAGTTAAATTACTGAACAATTTAACTAGAAACTActaaacactactacaaaagctataattactGACGGTTCTATAGGATTTTTAATGGAGGTTTTCAAACCGCCACTACTCAAGTGACGCTAAAAATAGCGATTATCACCGTCGGTTATGGAACTGCCGATGTTAACTGGTTTTCACTGGCGGTTATTTTAAAGATTCTCCAATATAAATGGTATCTATATCTAAGGTTTGCAGCATGAATCTTCATTATAAATGATATCTATATCTGAGGTTTGCAATACAAACCTCCATTACAAATGTTATCTATACCTAAAATTTCCACTAAAAATAGTTTGACGTTCGCAACATAAACCTCCACTAAAAATAGTATCAACAACCGCCAGCAATACAAACCTCAACTAGAAATTGTATAGCCGCAAGTAAAAAGTTTGTGGACGCTATTTCAATTTGGGACACATACACACATCAGCACAAACACAAGACAacatgtaagcatctaggccctcaaggtatgtttcggtgattaatgacaaccattattgtgactaatgagtttgtgcagcttaatagatcattatcgctcatttggtcatatgtcaaaagaggcccctcaatttcggttattctaaaaggcgatctcggttttcaacttttatatgtcaaggctaaggatctttctagtcctaagtgtcacaaggttgagaaggacacttaggttagtataggttttatagttttgtagtgatcgcactattaagaggggttaaggcttagtaacttgagcatggacatggtcatttgaaaatggatgcacactatggtcactcaggtttctagaagttcaaataagtggttctcaaactatatctcaagaatttttggatttcattcaagactcaaatcagaaaagacaaaatcagaaaaagtctatacaccggtttaaccgacgctctcaattttctatacgtcggttaaacgaagtcagcagagtctggacaaattcaatacaccggttaaaccgacgtgtttgaaattaacgtcggtgcattggtccagagttggtttttccagggtatttcaagttctatacaccggttaaaccgacgctgtttaaatcaagacgtcggtgcaattgaccagtgagatggtttttcagaggaattcaaaagttgtactcaccggttaaaccgacgataggtttgagttaacgtcggtgcagttgtccagagacttggtttttcagtggttcagtggacaactacactcaccggttaaaccgatgctacgtcggttaatctgccccagttgtaacggctagttttcagaagaggcagtttacattcaccggttaaaccgacgatgacaaatggagggacgtcggattaaccggcgctacgcagttttctggcagcttttctccaacggctctatttgtgtgagctgcctatatatacccctccaatgggtcatttcgcccactcttgacaccaggcaacatccaaacactcataccatagtcaagagccaccttgagcttcatcattcacatacttgtgcattcaatcaatcaagaagcaagattaaggacttgagtagagagaagctagtgtgcatccgttcttggtgatcggttcttgctcaagtgaaggccttagcttgttactcttggtgattggcatcacctaggcgatcttggtgatcgaggtgttttctcgcggagcttgccaaggattgtgggagcccggagaagaagattgtacgtggcttgatctccaccacgccgggatggtgaacggagactcttagtgagcgccctcgtctcggtgacttgggaggtgacaagactctttgagagtgtcacaacgtggattaggggtgtgtgccaacacatcgataccacggaaaaaatccggttgtctcttgtccactctttatattcaagcattttctttcatgcaatttattcatgagcttgacttagagatcataacttagctctaccttgctaggctttactttgtttttatctctcttagcttgtgtaggtagcttagttatccggttggtgaattggtgccctactagctttgcataggttaaggttgccttactttgttttagaaattgaaaaaggcccaattcaccccccctcttggtccatcgatccttacaattggtatcagagcctcgttgctcatttggatcattaggcttcaccgcctagagctatggccaagatgggtggttcgccgccccacttcgagggcaagaactttgcttattggaaagttcgcatggccgcatatcttgatgcgattgcccccgaagtgtggttggccactaagaccggattcaccggaactcccaccgccgaacaattaaaatggaatgccaaggctagaaatgcaattttcgaagccattagtgaggaagtctttgctagagttaatggcatggacttagcaagtgatatttggaaggagctcattgaaattcatgaaggctccactaaagttcgtgagcaaaaatatcacttgtttagagctaagtatgattcttttaaaatgctagctcatgaaaattgcaatgatatgtactctcacttgaatgtcattgtcaaggacattaatgcacttgaaatatccaaaattgacagtgcctccatcaatcgcaagattctcatgctcctcccgaagcccaagtataacattatcaatgctatgcttcaaaaggagaattttgacacaatggaagtaggagaacttgtgggcgaaattcgtgctcatgagatgagtatccttggtatgtccgaagagccaacttcaagcaaatcaattgctctaaagaccaaggcaaacaaagcccgcaagctcaagatgatcaagcaagattcaagctcaagcaatgaagaagatgatcatcatgaaagctcatccgatgttgaagatgatggagagctcgctcttatgatgagaaagtttacccgcttgaatgacaagatcaacaagaaggggttcaactttgactctaaaaagggaatgttccggccaatggatgtcaagaacaaaatttgctacaattgtggagaaaaaggtcacatccgtccaaattgcc containing:
- the LOC120667166 gene encoding protein yippee-like At3g08990 isoform X1, with translation MGRLLLVSLPATGAVTYRCKHCDTPLAYGTDIISRVAIYLFRCKNGKAYLFGKVVNVNVGDKDDRVMTTGMHTVCDIFCVACGSILGWKYLAAAEKAQRYKEGKFILDRGRVVAASPAAAAAAAAAHGNGMWQDHQQQQQTSGDDDGDDQDSDEESSDHQD
- the LOC120667166 gene encoding protein yippee-like At3g08990 isoform X2 produces the protein MGRLLLVSLPATGAVTYRCKHCDTPLAYGTDIISRLFRCKNGKAYLFGKVVNVNVGDKDDRVMTTGMHTVCDIFCVACGSILGWKYLAAAEKAQRYKEGKFILDRGRVVAASPAAAAAAAAAHGNGMWQDHQQQQQTSGDDDGDDQDSDEESSDHQD
- the LOC120664016 gene encoding uncharacterized protein LOC120664016, with the protein product MAASVARHQLQQQQQPTGATSMMARVERLDLVLGYLEEMMQQQHRRSSSSTGGGLMTMTSDDSSAASTPRGSKSWCRRPAKEALEEAQAKGTLVDRIAFLEDRVLKMEEDMDIITPEKTMTMSGYGHDAICRDHRSSSSKKKGLKSFVKSCVRGKLKTKD